Below is a window of Deltaproteobacteria bacterium DNA.
CATGTCCTCCACCTGGACGCTGCCCCAGCCCATTTCGTAGTACGGGGTCTCGATGCACAGCACCATGTCGGCCTCCAGCGGGGTGTCGTCGCTCGGGGCGATGGTGGGCCGGTCGTAGCCGCCCAGGCCCAGGCCGATGCCGTGCCCCACGTGCTGGCGGGCGTAGTGCGGGATGCCGGTTTCGCGCACCTCGGCCACGGTGTCGTGGAAGATCTCGGAGGCCACCTTGCCCGGCTTGACAAGGCTCAGGGCCAGATCTTGGCCTTTGAGTACAGCATTGTAATATCTGGAGAATTTGTCGTCCGGCGGACCGAATGAAAAGGTCCGCGACATGTCGGTGAGGTAGCCTTTGTAGAGGCATCCGACGTCGAAACGGATCATGTCGCCGACCTTGAGGGTGTCGTCGGGCATGTTGGTCATGCCCAGGGCGGCGCTGCGGCCGAAACCCACGTGGTTCATGTTGGGTTCGGCGCCGCGCCGTACCTGGCCCAGGTCGAAGGCCAGGCACATCTCCGCCTCGGTCATGCCCTCGCGGGCCTCGTGGGCGGCCTCGTAGATGGACTGCTCCGTGACCCTGACCGCCTCGGTCATGCGCTCGATCTCGGCCGGGCTCTTGACCATGCGGATCTCGCGGAACACGGCCATGGCGGGCACCAGCTCCAGGTGCGGGAACCGTTCCCGAAGGCGCTCTGCCAGCGCCGGATCCAGGCCTCGCTCGTCGTAGCCGAGCCGACTGCGGTCGAGCGCCGCGTTCTCCAGCGTGCGCACGAGGCCCTCGAAGAAGTTGGTCACCGGCTCCGGGTCGATGCCGAGTTCGCGGATGCGCTGCTCACGCGGCGTGAGCGGCCCGTTGTCCTCCATGACCCGGTGGAAGGTGCCGTAGGTCACCCCCCCCGCCGGCGGCACCGTGTCCACCATGTAGTCCACCTCGGACCGGGGAATCACCAGCCAGGGCGCGGTCACCGCGTCGCGGGTGACCACGGCGGCGATATCCTGCCGGCGCCACACCCCGCTCAGGTAGAAGACGTTGGGAATATTGGTGGCGGCCAGCAGGCCGTCGAGGTCGTGTGCGGCCAGCAGCCGCTTGGCGCGCGGTTCGTTGATCCACATGAGAAAACTCCTGGCGAGGGAAATCGGCGTTGTCGCGAAGGCGTTGAGAACGCAGTGAATATAGGGAAGCCCCAGCGGCGGTGTCAAACAAGCGCCCGCGTCCGTTCTTGCGGTTCATCCCGGCGGAAGCCGGCGGCGGACACCACACTAGCCCGGCCCCGGCCCTCCCATGTCACGGAAACCCCGGGCAATATCCAGCACGTGATCGACGTCCTGGTCGTTGTTGTACATATGGGTGGCGAAACGCAGAACCCCGCGCCGGACCGAGTGGACGACTCCGGACCGCGTCAGAGCCTCGGACAGCCGGTTCAGGTGGGTGCTCTCGGTCTTGCGGGCGCCATGCTCGGTGCGGTTTCCCACCGTCACGATATGGCTGCGGGATGCTTCGTCGGGCGGCTGTTGAACCGGATAGCCGAGGTCACCGAATCCGTCGGACAGGCGTTTGGACAGCGCCACCGCGTGCTCCTCGATCGCGGCGCCGCCAACCTCGAGCAACTGTTGCATGGAAGCATCGACGGTGATGATGCCGGGCCAGTTCATGTTGCCCACCTCGAACCTGCGGGCACTGGGGTAGAGCGAGTAGTCGAGGGGACCCATCTCGGATTCGTGGATGCCGCCCGCATCGATGCCGAACCGGCTGAGATAGGCGGGCGTGAGGCGCTCTATCCAGGCCCGATCACAGTAGAGGAAACCCTGCCCGTAGAGTCCCAGCAGGCCCTTGCTGGTGGATGTGGCGAGGCCGTCGATGTGGCAATCATGGACGTCCACGTCGATGATGCCCGAGGACTGCGCCGCGTCCACCAGGAAGAACGTGCCGTTGGACCGACAGGTCTCTCCCAGCCGTTTGAGGTCGGCCCTGAACCCGGTGCAAAAGCTTACGGACGACACCGTCAGGAGCCGGGTGCGCGTGTCCAGCCGCTCGATCAGGCCGTCCACGTCCAGGGCGTTGTCCCGCAACGGCACCATCCGAACGTCCACGTCGCGGCGCTTCAGGTTGAGCCAGGTGTACACGTTGTTGGGATGCTCGAAGTCCGGGCAAAAGACCATGTTGTCGCCGGAGCCCCATGGAAGCGCGCCCGCGATGGTGTTCAGGCCGTCGGAGACGTTCTTGGTGAAGGCGATCTCGTCGGGCTCGGCATGGTAGATCCGGGCGAAGCCGGACCGCGCCCGGCCTCCCAGCGCGATCCAGTCCTCCTTGACCGCGGTCCCGTGCATGTGGCCGTCGGCGAGGTCGCCAAGCGCCTGACGGGCGGTCCGTGACAGCAGGCCGCGCGCCGCGACGTTCAGGTAGATGGAGTCATCGAGCGCCGGGAAATCGGAACGGATGTCAGCGATACTGGACATGTGCCACCTCCGGGACGGGAAAGGCTTCACCATCGGGTGATGTAACCGAGCTCCTTGTCGCGCTCGATGAGCTTCCCGGAGCGCTTTGACGGCGGTCCCAGCCCGCCGCCGCCCGGCGTGCGCATCAGCACCGTCCCGCCCTTGCCGAGAAAGTGGTCGTTGCGGTGGTCGACGTTCTTGCCGTCGATCCGGACCAGCCCCTTGCCGCCGTCCTTGCCGCCGAGCAGGCCCGGCGCGGGAAAGGCGACCCGTTCCGCGATGAAGCCCAGGGTCACCGGCGTTTCGGATTCGACCTCGAACAGGGTCTCGATGCCCAGGCCGCCTCGATGTTTCCCCTTGCCCCCGCTGTCCGGCACCAGCGCCTTGTGGTGAACGAACAGCGGGCTCATGGCCTCGGTCATCTCCACGGGCACGTTGGAGACGTTGCTCGGCCAGGAGTAGCAGGGTTCGCCGTCCTTGGCCGCGGTGGCGCCCATGCCGCCGTTGAAGAACAGCACGTTGGTGTACGCTTTGCCGTTGGGCCGGCGGCCGCTTTGCACACAGCTCCATAGCGGCGACCCCGGAGCGGCCATGACCCGTTCCGGCACGATCTTGGCCAAGGCCGCGTAGATCAGCGGAGGCACGTATTGCCCCACGGCGGTCCGGCAGCCCACGGCGGACGGATAGGACGGGTTGAGGATGCAGCCTTCGGGAGCGTGCACCTCGATGCAGCGGAGTGGTCCTTCGCAGTTGGGAAGCTCCGGCAGCAACAGGCACTTCAAGGCGTAGGCCGTCATGGCGAAGGTATAGGTCATGGGGCAGTTGATGGCCCGCGGGACCGCGGCGGAGGTGTTCTCGTAGTCCAGGAGCATGCGGCCGCCCCTGATGGTGATGCGAGTCTCGAAGTGAAGCGGGTCCTCGAAGCCGTCGGTCTCGAACCCGGAGCGGTAGACGCCGTCCGGCAGCGCGCGGATCGCCTTCCGCATGGCCGTCTCCCCGCGCTTGTTGATCTCGTGGGAGACGCCGTCGAGGTCCTTGAGACGGTAGTCGTCCAGGATCTCGCCGACCCGCTGTTCCGCTCGCTTCAGGGCGTTGAGGGCGGCCCAGATGTCACCCTCGGTTTCATCCGGCATGCGTGAAGCGAAGAGGAACAGCTTGAAGAACGTGTGGTCTGGCTCTCCCGCCCGGAAGACCTTCATCGGCGGGATCATGAAACCCTCTTCGAACACTTCCCGGGATTCCTGGGACCGCGCTCGTCCGCCGATGTCGGGCGCGTGGGCGCAGCTTCCGGCGTACGCGAACACCTTGCCGTCGCGGAACAGGGGCTTGACGAGCGTGATGTCGTTGAGGTGTCCGGATGCGATCCAGGGGTAGTTGGTGGCGAGGACATCGCCTTCCTGCAACTCCTCGTCGAACTCGTGGACGAAGTGCTTCACGGTCACGGGAAGCGTGCCGATGAACGCGGGGATGCTGTCCGTGTTCTGGACGATGAGGTCGCCCTTAGAGTCCGTGATGACCACGGCGTAGTCGTTGGACTCGTTCACCAGCGTGGAGAAGGAGGTGCGCTTGAGGGTCTCCGCGGCCTCGTCGGTGGCCGAGACGAGCCGCGTCCAGGCCAGTTCCAGCGTGATGGAATCGAACGCCTCCCGGCCGTTCCCGCGGGCGCTGCCCGCGCCGGCGGTCCGGACCTTTCCGGTTGCCCTGCTTTTGGTTCCGTTCCGCATTGTAGGTGCCCCCTCCAGCGGCCTCATGGAATGTCGACCAGGACGTGTCCGGTCTTGCGCACGGTGAACCGTCCCCCCGGACCCACCACGATGGTGGACATGGGCTCCTCGATCACGGCCGGGCCGTCGAATGACTGGCCCGCCCGCAAGAGGAGTCTGTCATAGACGGGCGTGTTGCGGAACTTCCCGTACTCGGGGAAGAAGACCTTCCGCCGGCCCTTCAGGGCCGTGGCCCGCGCTGCCGGCGCCCCGTTCGGTCCGGAGACCGGGAAGTCCTCGGCGTCGGCGGTTACCGATACGCGGATGTTGATGATTTCCACCTGGGTGTTGCGCGGGCTCCGGGAATACTTCTCGACGTAGCGCCGTTCGAAGGCCCTCATGATGGCCGGACGGCTTGTCCGGGTGTAGGGTCCGTCCGGGAGACCGACCACGATCTCGAACGCCTGGCCCACGAAGCGGATGTCCGCCAGCCGCTGAACCCGGGAGCTCCGGGCGTCCGCTCCGGTGGTGGCGAGCAGCGCCCCGGCCTTGTTCTCCAACTCCACGAAAGCCTCCTCCAGTCCCCGCCAGTCGAGGGTTTCGAGGGGGACGACGACGGATTTCATTTCGTCCACGCGCGCCGGCGCGCGCAACAGACCGATGGCCGAGGCGACGCCCGCGCCCGACGGACACAGCACCTGCCGGACCCCCAGCTTCTTGCCCACGTAGTACCCATGCAGCGGGCCGCCGCCGCCGGTGGCGACGAGCACGAAGTGGGAGGGGTCCCGGCCGTGCTCCGCTATGTGCACCCGGGCCGCGCCGGCCATGTTCTCGTTGACCACGTCGACGATGCCCCAGGCCACGCGCTCGGCCGGCAGTGAGCTTTCCCGGGCGAGCCTGGCGATGGCCTTCCCGGCCTTGCCCGGCTCGATGGTGATGCTGCCGCCGGCAAAGCCGTCGGGATTCAGATATCCCAGCACGAAGTTGGCGTCGGTCACCGTCGGGTCCTTCCCGCCGAGGCCGTAGGCGGCCGGTCCCGGATCGGCCCCGGCGCTTTGCGGTCCCACCTTCATGAGGCCCAGGTGATCCCGATGCGCGATGGAACCGCCGCCCGCGCCGATCTCGATGAGCTCCACCGTGGAGATGCGGATGGGCATGCCGCTGCCCTTGAGGAACCGCTTCTGCCGCGCCGCCTCGAACAGATAGGTGATGGACGGCTCTCCATCCTCCACCACGCACAGCTTGGCCGTCGTGCCCCCCATGTCGAAGGCCATGAGGTCCCGAAAGCTGTCTTCCGCGCCGAACTGCGCCGCGGCGATCACGCCGGCCGCGGGCCCCGACTCCAACACCTTGATGGGGGCCAACTTGACGTCGGCGAGGCTGGTGAGGCCGCCGCTTGGGAGCATCATCAGGATCGGGGCCGTCACCCCGCGTTTCGCCAACTCGGTCTCCAGCCTGTGGAAATAGCGGTTGGCCAACGGTTTGACGAAGGCGTTGGCGACGGTGGTGGAGGCCCTCTCGTTCTCCCGGATGACCGGCGCGATCTCGTACGAGCAACTGATGCTCATGTCGGGGAACCGCTTTCGGATGGCGTCCGCGGCCATGCGCTCGTGCGCCGGATTGGCGTACGAATGGAGGAAGACGATGGCGATGGACGAGACTCCCTGGTCCGCCAACAACCGGGTCTCGGCCAGAAGCCTGTCGAGGTCCAGGGGAACCCGGACACGACCATGCTTGTCCATTCGCTCGGCAACATCGCGCCGCAGGTTGCGCGGCACCAGCGGTTCGGGCCGCCGGATCTCGAGATCGTACAGCTCGAAGCGCCGCTCCCTCCCGATCTCGATCACGTCCCGGAACCCGGCGGTGGTGAGCAACCCGGTGACCGCTCCCTTGTGCTCCACCAGGGCGTTGGTGAAGAGCGTCGTTGCGTGGACGACGCGGTCGATGCGGCTGCCCGGTAGCCCGTGTCCGTCCAGGAGGGTCTCCACGCCGGCCAGCACGCCTCTGGCCGGATCGTCGTGTGTCGTCAACTCCTTGTGGGAGAAGAGTCCCTCACGGTCCGCGTCGTAGACGACAAGGTCGGAGAACGTTCCGCCGATGTCGATGCCCAGACTCAGCCGGCTCATGCGGGATCTCCTCCTTGGCGCGGCAACCGGCTCGTGTCAGTGGAGGAGGCGCCGGCCTCCGCGGGGCGGGAGCGGTGGCGCCGGTACTGGTAGGTCAGGAGCAGGACGAGCAGGACCGCGCCCGCGGCGTCGGAGGCGACTTCGGGGGCCATCAGCAGGATCCCGGTGCCGATGGCGCACAAGCGCACGGGAACACTCAGCGGAGCGAGCATCCAGCCGATGCTGCCCATGCCGAAGGCGAAGATTCCCATCGCCGCCGTGGCGGTCGTGTAGACGATGCGCGTCAGCTCGAACTGGAACAGCAGCTCCGGGCCGTAGACGAACAGGAACGGCAGTATGAAGATCGGCAGGCCCACCTTGAGCGCCTGCACGCAGGTTTCCCAGGGTTCGGAATCGGCGATGGCCGCGGCGGCATAGACCGCGATGGCTACCGGCGGCGTCAGATTGGCCCACGACGCGGAGTAGATGATGAACAAGTGCGATGACAGGAGCGCCAGGGTCACGGCGGCGCCGGTATCGAGACCGTACGCCGCCGTGTAGATGGGCACCAGCATTTCCTCCAGGGCCGGGGCCAGAAGTGCCGCCAGCACCACGTAGGCTCCCGCGATGGGCATGCCCATCCCCATGATCACCGCGGCGATCATGGTGAAGAGCAGCGTCAGCAAGAGCGAGCCCTGACCCGCCCAGAGGACGACCGCGCTCAGCCGCTCGCCGAGTCCGGTGAGCGTGACCATGCCGATGATCAGGCCGCCCACCGCGGTGGCCACGGCGACGGGGATCATCATCCGCGGCGCCTCGATCCAGGCGTTCCATATGATCCGGACGAACCGACCGCGCACCCCGCCGTCGATGGCCAGCATGACGGCCGCGGCGGTAAGGAGCGCGCCGGTCAGTGCCGGGATGGTTCTGAACTCCCAGTAGAGCAACCAACCAGCGAACGCCACGGGAACGAGCGCGAGCACCCATGTCCGCCGTCCCTCCGCATCGAAGATCACCACGAGGCAGATCAGGTAGACGATGGACCAGAAGGCCGCGGTCTGGGGCGGGTAACCCTGGAACAGGTAGTAGAGCATCGCGACGATGGAAAGCAGCAGGTAGCCGCGTTCCTTGACCACCTGCCAGACCTTCGGAAAGTCCTGGTCCACCCCCGGACGCAGGCCCAGGCGGCGCGCTTCGAGGTCGACGGTGATGAAACATGCCAGGAAATACAGCCCGGCGGGCACGGCCGCGATGGTGATGATGGTCGTGTAGGGCACGCCGATCAGCTCCACCATGATGAAGGCCGCCGCCCCCATGACGGGGGGCGTGATCTGGCCGCCGCACGACGCGCAGGCCTCGACGCCCGCCGCGAAGCTCTTCCTGTATCCCGCGGCACGCATGGCCGCGATGGTCAGGGTGCCGGTGGTCACGACGTTGGCGGCGGCGCTCCCGGAAAGGGTCCCCATGAAGGCGCTGCCCACCACCGCGGTCTTGGCGGCTCCGCCCACCTGACGTCCCGTCAGCGCGTTCGCCAGGTCGGTGAAGAAACGCCCCGCTCCCGACGAGAGCAACGTGGCTCCGAAGAGCACGAACAGGAACACGTTGCCGGCGGAGACGGCGAGGGGTGTGGTCCAGATGCCGTCCACGGTCAGGTAGGCGTGCTCGACGACCCTGGCGAACTCGTAGCCGTTGTGCCAGAAGGGCGGCGCCAGATACGGTCCCAGTTGGGTGTAGAGAACGAAGACCGCGGCCACGGCGGCCAGCAGCCAGCCCACGGCCCGCCAGGCCGCGTCCAGCAGGACCAGGATCAGGGCCCCGCCGAACAGGAACTCCGCCGGAGTCACCGGCGTGACGTAGACCATGCGCTGCCCGACGTATTCGGAGTTCGCCACGAGGTAGGCGGCCGCGCCGATGCCTATCGCGGCCGCGCCCATGGACAACAGGCTCCCGGGGCCGGTCCAGCCGCGCGGGTTTTTCAGGATGCGGCCGACGTAGAGGATGACCAAAATGAAGGCAAGGTGGGTGGGACGATGGATCTCCGCGATCGGTTCGCCCACCCAGCCCACTGTGAACTGGTACGTCGACATGACGAACGCGATCAGCGGAATGAGGTGGCTCTTCCACTGACCGTCGTCGAGGTACCGCATCATGGCTGGCATCAAACGGCCCGCTCGATGTGGGTGGGGACGCGCCAATGCCCGGCGCGTCCCCACCGGCAGGTTCCTACTTCAGGGCGCCGGCCTCGGTGTAGTAGCGTTTGGCGCCGGCGTGGAGCGGCAAGGCGGGCGGGTTCGCCATGATGTTCAGGTCGAGGCGGCGCACGGCCTTGTGGCTCTTGCGCAGCGTGGGCAGGTTCTCGACGAGCGTCTTGGTCAGCCAGTAGGCATGCTCTTCCGGCATGTCGTCCCGCACGATGAGCAGCGCACGGGTGGCGACGGTACGAATGGGTTTGGTCTGGCCCTCGTAGGTGTTTGCCGGAATGCTGAGCCGGAAGAGACCCGGGTTCTTTCCGTTGACGTACTTGAAGGTCTCCTCGTCGATATCGAGGAAATTGGACGGGACGCTGCGAAAGGCGTTGGCGAAGTTGCCCGCGGGGAATACCGCGGTCGCCGTGAAGCCGGTGGCCTTGCGGTTCTTGACCGTGTCCGCTCCGAACCGCTGTCCGCCGCGCATCAATTGAAGGTCGCTTTCCTTGAGTCCCTGGGACTCAAGGATCAGTTGAAACGCATACTGGCTGACGTTGCCAACCGGTTGGCTGACGAACCGGCGGCCCTTCAGGTCCTTGAGCGATTTCACCCCGGACTCGTTGGTCACCAGGATGTGCGTCGCGTTGGTCATGACCGCGGCGATCGACCGAACGTTGTCGATCTTCCGCGGGAACGGCTTCTGGCCTTGCTGCGCAAGCGGAATGACCGCGGCCGCGGTAAAGCCCAACTGGGTGCGGCCGTCGGACACGGTCACGACGTTGGAAAGAGCCCCGCCCAGCTCGACGTTGGACTTCACGCCTTGCTGGTTCATGATTTGGGAAAACGATGCGCCGATGATACCCCACGGCGCGCCGGGGTTGGCGGCACTGATGGAGACCTTCGCCGGCTTGCTCTGGGCCAAGGCCTGAGCGCCGGTCATGGCGATGAGCAAGGCCGCGATGGCGACCAGCGACCTCACGACGTGCGACTTGATCCGATGGGACATGAACATGGCCGTACCTCCAATGGCAAGACTGACTTCATCCCTGACCGCGGGAGTGTCCGCTGGGCTCATGATCCGGCGGCCTCGGCGGACTTGTCAAATCGAAGTTTATGCATAGGCCATAACCGTATATTATGGGTTGTGCTTCACACTCTCGTGATTGGATGACTCGTGAACCTGCGGCAAATCGAAGCCTTCCGAACGGTGATGATCGCTGGCAGCGTCACCGGCGCCGCGGAGGCGCTGGCCATCTCCCAACCCGCGGTCAGCCGGCTTATCGCCGACCTGGAGTATTCTCTGGGATTCGACCTGTTCGACCGGCGGCGCGGCCATGCGCTGCAACCCACCGAGGAGGCCGAGGCCCTGTACCGGGAAGTCGACAAGGCCTTTGTCAGCCTCGATCACCTGATGAAGGCCGGCCGGGACATCCAGTCCCTGCGTCGTGGATACCTTCGCGTGGTGGGGCCGCCCTTCGTCTCGAACGGTCTGCTGACGGAGGCCGCCGCAACGTTTCTGGATTCGTTCCCGGACGTCTCGGTGTCCATCGAGGCTCGCCCCCACAACGAGGTGGTCGAAATGATCGCCCTGCGCCAGCAGGACGTGGGCGTCGCGGTCCTGCCGGTGAAGCACCCGGCCATCGATGTCCAGCGACTCGCCGACTACAGGGCCGTATGCGTGGTGGCGGAGGGCAGCCCTCTTGCCGGACAGAGGAGCATTCGACTGGAGTCGCTGGAGAGCGAGGACCTGATTTCGGCCACGGCGGGAACCCAGATCCATCTGATGACGGAGCACGCCTTCAGGCAATGCGGCATCAGCCCACGAATCCGGGTCGACGCGAGGACCCAGGAGGCCGCCTGCTACATGGTTGCCCAGGGAAAGGGCGTTGCGATACTGTCCGAGCCTCTTCCCGCCCATATCCGCGACTACCGCGGCACCGTCATCAAGCCGATCTCTCCGGCCCTGCCGGTGAGCCTGGGTATCCTGACCTCGAACCTCCGGGCTCCGTCCAGAAGGGTGAGGGAGTTCGTGAATGCCGTGAAGGCCATCGGCGCGGGTAGCCCGCGCCCACCAGGCCGGAGTCAACGGTCCGCCGCCCCCGGCTTCGGAGGGTCCGCTTCGTAGATGAACGGGACCGTTTCGAGGTCCTCGGTGCCTCCGTCCCGAGTGAATCGCCAGATGCGGATGTGTCCGCGCCGCAGGTCGCCGTGCCGGTCCCAGTCCAGAGTCACCGCGGCGCCCTGGTAATCGATCTCGCCGCCCGCGGCCAGAATGCGCAGCGCGGCGGCGACCCCTTCAGGACCGGCGTTCGCCGAAAGACCGGGCGCGCTGCCGACGGCCCGCAGCCGGTCACGAATGGCCTCGCCGCGGGTGCTCCCCGCGGCCTGGGCCGCCAGGGCCAAGGCGATGGTGGCGTCGTAGGTCTGCGGGACATAGGTAAACGCTGGCGGGCCGCCATACTCGGCCACATAGGCCGCCCGCCAGGCTGCCGAGACAGGGCTGTCCGGGACCGCGGCGCCGGCCGTCCCATACATACCGTGCAACCGTTCGGCGCCTACCTCCCGGGCCACGTTCGGGCTTTTCGACGCGTCGCCGAAGGTGAAATGGCGGTACAGCCCGAGCTCGACGGCGTCGCGCAGCAGGGCGATGGTCTCTTGTTCGTCCGCGACCACCACCAGGGCTTGGGCGCCCGCGGCGGTGCTCCGCCGCAGTTCCGCGCTGAAGCCGGTTTGCCGCGGCTCGAAAGCAACGGCCGTCACGGTGCCGTCCCATGCGGCGGTGAAAGTTCCGGCCAGTCCCTGTCCCCAGGCATCGTCCCGGTAGAGCAGGCCGACGTTGCGGAAGCCTCTCTCGCGGGTGACGCGGGCGAGGACCGGACCCTGGGCGATATCGGAGAGGGCGGTGCGGAACAGGTAGTCGCTGTCGGTGGCCGTCGTGAGCTTTGGCGAGGTGGCCGACGGGCTGATGGTGGGAACGCCGGCGGGGCCGGTGACCTGCTCCGCCACCGCCAGGGCCATGGCGCTTGAACTCGGGCCGACGATGGCGTGGACCCCAGCGGTGTGTACGAGGCGCCGCGCCGCCGCCACGGCACCCGACGGACTACGGGTGGAGTCGGCCACCGTCGGTCGCACCGGCTGGCCGAGCACGCCCCCGGCCGCGTTGATGTGCTTGATGGCCAGTTCGAAAGCCCGCCGCCTCTCGACGGCGCGCCCCGGGGCGTTTCGGCTGAAGTTCATCATCAGCCCAAGCTTCAACGGCTCCGCCACGGCATTCGGCGCGAGGCTGCCGGCAAAGGACACCACCAGCAGCACGGTCGCCGTCAACAGCCGGGCCAGACGACTCTGTGGGACACGCGTTCTTCGTTTGGAGAGCAGCGATGTCATGACGGCAATGAGTAAAGGGGCGACGAATCCGTGTCAAATACTAAGTTGCTACTAATTAACTTACGATTAGTATTTCGGGCTTGGGGCTCCGGATGGCCCGGGTGCATGTGGGTGCGCGTGCGCGTGCCGGCGGCTTGCTTGAGCTCAGGACGATGCTTGTAGTCTCTTCGCCAAGTCGTTGGGGGCCGTGAAGCTGAAGAACCGCCCCGTCTTGGTCTGGTCAAGCAGTTCCCGAGAGGCAAGATCGAGGAGGTCGGACCTGGCGGTCTGGTACGTCACGCCATGAGTCTTCTTGTGGCCCGCAATTGTGTAACGAACCCCGGGGTGTCGCAGGGCATGTCCGAGGAGTGCGAGTTGTCGATGGTTTATCGAAACGGAAGAGCGGAGGATCTGCTCAATGGTCCGGACTTCCTGAGCCTTCTTGTCCAGGTAGGCGTACAGGATATCAATCGCGCGCCGGATGACCTGGAGTTGTGCCAGAATGAAATAGGTCAGGTCATTCTCATCGGTCTCGGTGTAGAGGAACGACCGGGCGTACTGAGCAGGGGCTTTCCGAATGATCCCCGAAATCGAGAGAAACTCGAACATCCAGAAATCCTGTGAAAGCGCCGACCAGTAAAACAACGCCCTCGCGGCCCTGCCGTTGCCGTCGACAAAGGGATGGTCGTAGGCCAGCCAGAAATGCAGGACGATGGCCTTGAGTATCGGGTGCAGGAAGGCGTCGGGTTGTGTCTTGTTCGCGAAATCGCACATGGCGGCCATGCGGCGGTTGATATCCCTCGCGGGCGGCGGCGTGTGGAGCAAGGTCCCGTCGGCGTCGTGGTAGACCGCAATGTTGTCTCCCGGTCTCCTCATGTAGTCGGGTCCGGCAACGGTGTCCAAAGTGCCTTCAACGAGCGTCCTGTGAATATGGAAGATGACCGCCGGGGTCAGCGGTTCGTCCTTGAAGTTCTTGATGAGGTGGATGGCCCGGTAGTTGTTGAGAATCATCCTCTCGCTTCGATCCACCGGACTTCGGCCGGAGCGAATCATCTGTTTCGCGGCTTCGCGGGTCGTGGACGCGCCTTCGAGTTGGCTAGAAGTGATGGCCTCCTCTATCAGGGAACTCTCGATGAATCTCTCCCTGGTT
It encodes the following:
- a CDS encoding Xaa-Pro peptidase family protein codes for the protein MWINEPRAKRLLAAHDLDGLLAATNIPNVFYLSGVWRRQDIAAVVTRDAVTAPWLVIPRSEVDYMVDTVPPAGGVTYGTFHRVMEDNGPLTPREQRIRELGIDPEPVTNFFEGLVRTLENAALDRSRLGYDERGLDPALAERLRERFPHLELVPAMAVFREIRMVKSPAEIERMTEAVRVTEQSIYEAAHEAREGMTEAEMCLAFDLGQVRRGAEPNMNHVGFGRSAALGMTNMPDDTLKVGDMIRFDVGCLYKGYLTDMSRTFSFGPPDDKFSRYYNAVLKGQDLALSLVKPGKVASEIFHDTVAEVRETGIPHYARQHVGHGIGLGLGGYDRPTIAPSDDTPLEADMVLCIETPYYEMGWGSVQVEDMIVVTEDGYRRLTSVPRHLQVLEPRS
- a CDS encoding aminotransferase class V-fold PLP-dependent enzyme, which produces MSSIADIRSDFPALDDSIYLNVAARGLLSRTARQALGDLADGHMHGTAVKEDWIALGGRARSGFARIYHAEPDEIAFTKNVSDGLNTIAGALPWGSGDNMVFCPDFEHPNNVYTWLNLKRRDVDVRMVPLRDNALDVDGLIERLDTRTRLLTVSSVSFCTGFRADLKRLGETCRSNGTFFLVDAAQSSGIIDVDVHDCHIDGLATSTSKGLLGLYGQGFLYCDRAWIERLTPAYLSRFGIDAGGIHESEMGPLDYSLYPSARRFEVGNMNWPGIITVDASMQQLLEVGGAAIEEHAVALSKRLSDGFGDLGYPVQQPPDEASRSHIVTVGNRTEHGARKTESTHLNRLSEALTRSGVVHSVRRGVLRFATHMYNNDQDVDHVLDIARGFRDMGGPGPG
- a CDS encoding hydantoinase B/oxoprolinase family protein; the encoded protein is MRNGTKSRATGKVRTAGAGSARGNGREAFDSITLELAWTRLVSATDEAAETLKRTSFSTLVNESNDYAVVITDSKGDLIVQNTDSIPAFIGTLPVTVKHFVHEFDEELQEGDVLATNYPWIASGHLNDITLVKPLFRDGKVFAYAGSCAHAPDIGGRARSQESREVFEEGFMIPPMKVFRAGEPDHTFFKLFLFASRMPDETEGDIWAALNALKRAEQRVGEILDDYRLKDLDGVSHEINKRGETAMRKAIRALPDGVYRSGFETDGFEDPLHFETRITIRGGRMLLDYENTSAAVPRAINCPMTYTFAMTAYALKCLLLPELPNCEGPLRCIEVHAPEGCILNPSYPSAVGCRTAVGQYVPPLIYAALAKIVPERVMAAPGSPLWSCVQSGRRPNGKAYTNVLFFNGGMGATAAKDGEPCYSWPSNVSNVPVEMTEAMSPLFVHHKALVPDSGGKGKHRGGLGIETLFEVESETPVTLGFIAERVAFPAPGLLGGKDGGKGLVRIDGKNVDHRNDHFLGKGGTVLMRTPGGGGLGPPSKRSGKLIERDKELGYITRW
- a CDS encoding hydantoinase/oxoprolinase family protein, encoding MSRLSLGIDIGGTFSDLVVYDADREGLFSHKELTTHDDPARGVLAGVETLLDGHGLPGSRIDRVVHATTLFTNALVEHKGAVTGLLTTAGFRDVIEIGRERRFELYDLEIRRPEPLVPRNLRRDVAERMDKHGRVRVPLDLDRLLAETRLLADQGVSSIAIVFLHSYANPAHERMAADAIRKRFPDMSISCSYEIAPVIRENERASTTVANAFVKPLANRYFHRLETELAKRGVTAPILMMLPSGGLTSLADVKLAPIKVLESGPAAGVIAAAQFGAEDSFRDLMAFDMGGTTAKLCVVEDGEPSITYLFEAARQKRFLKGSGMPIRISTVELIEIGAGGGSIAHRDHLGLMKVGPQSAGADPGPAAYGLGGKDPTVTDANFVLGYLNPDGFAGGSITIEPGKAGKAIARLARESSLPAERVAWGIVDVVNENMAGAARVHIAEHGRDPSHFVLVATGGGGPLHGYYVGKKLGVRQVLCPSGAGVASAIGLLRAPARVDEMKSVVVPLETLDWRGLEEAFVELENKAGALLATTGADARSSRVQRLADIRFVGQAFEIVVGLPDGPYTRTSRPAIMRAFERRYVEKYSRSPRNTQVEIINIRVSVTADAEDFPVSGPNGAPAARATALKGRRKVFFPEYGKFRNTPVYDRLLLRAGQSFDGPAVIEEPMSTIVVGPGGRFTVRKTGHVLVDIP
- a CDS encoding TRAP transporter fused permease subunit, which produces MMRYLDDGQWKSHLIPLIAFVMSTYQFTVGWVGEPIAEIHRPTHLAFILVILYVGRILKNPRGWTGPGSLLSMGAAAIGIGAAAYLVANSEYVGQRMVYVTPVTPAEFLFGGALILVLLDAAWRAVGWLLAAVAAVFVLYTQLGPYLAPPFWHNGYEFARVVEHAYLTVDGIWTTPLAVSAGNVFLFVLFGATLLSSGAGRFFTDLANALTGRQVGGAAKTAVVGSAFMGTLSGSAAANVVTTGTLTIAAMRAAGYRKSFAAGVEACASCGGQITPPVMGAAAFIMVELIGVPYTTIITIAAVPAGLYFLACFITVDLEARRLGLRPGVDQDFPKVWQVVKERGYLLLSIVAMLYYLFQGYPPQTAAFWSIVYLICLVVIFDAEGRRTWVLALVPVAFAGWLLYWEFRTIPALTGALLTAAAVMLAIDGGVRGRFVRIIWNAWIEAPRMMIPVAVATAVGGLIIGMVTLTGLGERLSAVVLWAGQGSLLLTLLFTMIAAVIMGMGMPIAGAYVVLAALLAPALEEMLVPIYTAAYGLDTGAAVTLALLSSHLFIIYSASWANLTPPVAIAVYAAAAIADSEPWETCVQALKVGLPIFILPFLFVYGPELLFQFELTRIVYTTATAAMGIFAFGMGSIGWMLAPLSVPVRLCAIGTGILLMAPEVASDAAGAVLLVLLLTYQYRRHRSRPAEAGASSTDTSRLPRQGGDPA